The genomic region gctgcttttttaattctctctatttaaaaatgtagcGTGGGATCTGAGATCTGTCGAGGGAGGACATTTAGAATGAAGCACACAACGAGTTTGGGAGGACAGCTCCTTCCCCCGCACCCCAGTTTGGCCTGTTTCCGAGACGCTGCCCAGAGCCTCCTTTACGTTACTTGACCCAGTACCACTTTGTTGTAGCTAGATAATCTGTTCTGGGCCAGTGGCAAGTGCAAGAGTCGAAGCAGATGTCCTGGATCTCAGCTGCCCTGTAAATACGTGAGACTGTCCAAACACCGAGACTATTTGGAGCGAGGAGCCTGTCCACACATTTTGGttgtttcctccctctccccgtGATGAATGGAGCCTGGCGTGGAAACAGGGATTGGGCAGCAGACCCATCACTACTGTAAACCCGTGCGGCTCTACCAGTTGCAGTTACCTAAATAGGTCTGAACAGATTTCAGCCAGCTGAAGAGCTGGCCTGGGCAGCTGTTCTTTAAGTAGTTAGCCTGTTTCTACTATTTACCATCATCAGAGTCAGTCAAATTCCCTATTTGTGACATCAGTGCAATGTTCCCAACCGCCAAGCAGGGGACATGGAAAGAGCGGCCAGGGTCTCCACTAAGTTTTCTCTGCAAtgcttccctccagggcttggAGGCAAAACAGAACGGTTACTTGGCAGTTCCTCCGCTGAACATTTCCCAGCACTGTCAGGCACAGTGGGAGCCAGAGCAATTTCAAGCAGCCTTTACTCTTCTCTACTTTGCACCAGAAAAGTGGACtaaggcagaaagcagcaacagcatATCACCACCTTAATGGTACACCCCACCAGAAAGGTGCTCGGTGCTCCTCCAGTGATGCTCACAGGTAAGATCAGGACACCTCAGATGGGATGTCCAGAGCAGCAAGAACACACGCACACTACCGGCATATGCACTGAAATCCCAGCATCAATGAAATCCCTGAAATAGCCCCGACAGTAAGAaagctgaacagcagcagtaCCCCACCAGCAAGCATTTAAAACAGCGTCCTGGTAACTGAAACGCAATAAACTGTCTCTACCTCAATCTGCATTTAACCTCTCTCCAACCAATGGAGTAATTGCCATGACTGAACATCAGCCTGCCCTCCAACATCCCCCCTCATTCCCTGGTTCAGAGAGCCCTGCTTGCCTGCACACGTGATCCAGTTTGCACGTACCTGGTGTTTCTTATCCGCCGTGGGAGACGATCTGGAACGTACATGCACAGGGACTGTCTGATTGTCGTACCTATCGAGCAAGTCTTCCACAGACACTGATTTCCCAGATTTCCTGGTGGTGGAGGGTGTTACAAAGACCTGCTCCTGCTTCCTGTAGTGAGGCTGGCCCTGCATGCCCAGAGGGTCTGTCTGCGTGCCTTTGGTGAGCTCCGTTTTGGCTCTGTAGTCCCGGCACCTCTCCGTTTTCGGTCGGCTTGTGACCAAGCTGTCCTGGTGCCCTGTCTTCTTCTCATCTCCACTCATATCGAAGCAGCCCATCAGGCCAGGAGGAAGGGTGGAACATATCCGCCCCGTCCTGGATATCCGCTCTATGGACTCTCTCCGTCGGTAAAGGTTCTGGTCCTGGAGGGAATTCatgctggaggcagaggaaaggcTCTGGCTGTCTGGGCCACCTGCCTGTAGGTAGGAGCTGTGGGAGCGCTCCCTCAGCAGTCCGACATCTTGTGAGGATGGCCGTCTCCCTGTTTTGCGCTCGATGTAGTCGGCGAGGGCGTTCTGCTGGAGTTGCTTGAGCTCCGGCTTGGAGAGGCTGGCTGTGGAAGAAGCTTTGCCATCCCTTTCGAAGATCTTACGCCGGTCAGCCACCGTATTCTCTGGGAAGACAAAATGGATGCTCTTCTTCTGGAAGGAGAAAGGCGACGGCTCCCCATCAGAGATGCCCACCTCGTTCATCTTCTCCGGCTCCGAGTAAGACCGCTTCTTCTGCTCTGCCGTCAGCCGCTTTCGACCCCCGATGCGCGAGATGTGCTGTGTCTTGGCGTAGTCCAGGGCGGAGAGGCTGCCTTCCGTCGGCGTGATACTGTGCCTCTCCTTCGGGGTATGGGGAGACGCCGCCGTGCTCCTCATGCCCACGTGGGCCGAGGCAGGCCTCTGGATCGTCCTCTTGGGTGCGCTCCCGAACGGGGGGCTGATGCGACGGAAGGAAGTAGCCCTCAACACCCTGGACTGAGCATCTTTAATGCTGTTCCTGTAGGCCCTGTTAAATGGTGTGTCCAGCTGTGACCCGTGGGCATCCTGGACATTATCCTTCCAGAGGATCTCCTTCTCAGGCTCACCTCCCAGCTGGAATGTGCTTTTACTCCTCGGTAGCTGAGCCGCCCTTATTTGCACCTCATTTTCAGGACACAGGCTGTAGTATTCGGTGGGTCTTGCCTGCTTCACCGAAGCCGCCATCTGCAACTCTATGGGGCGCCAGTCAGCCTCTTCCAGCTTCCCGTTCCTGACGGAGGGGCTGGAGACCCTGCCTGGCTCACTGGGCAGCTGGCCAGGCTCACGGAGCTTGCTCCGCATGTCCTCCAGGCTGTGCAGAGAGCACCTCGTGCTGGAGGCCTGGCTCGTCCTGCTTGGCCCGTAGTGCTGGCCGAAGCTGGGAACGCCAGCGCTCTGGGGCCAGTGAGTGCTTTGCTCTCGCTGCTCAAACTTGCTGACCTTCTCCAGCACCGAGCAGCGGGGCTTGCCAGCGTCTGGTTTGCCATAGGGAAAGCTTTGGGTGCTGCTAGAGCTGAGCCGGTTCCTCCCAAAATCAGAGGTCTTTGGGTGCTGCGGAGAAGGGGGCTCTTCGCACTCTGGCTCGGCAGCATGGAACGGAGTCACGCTcgtgccctcctcctcctgcctcgcAAAGGCCTGTGGGTCCACATCACTCCACTGTttgtgtccctgtcccctgtgATCCTTCTCCTCTTTACTGCTGCTGTTCAAGAAGGACAGCTTGATGTTGGAATAACCCTCGCCTGGTTGCATCTCTTTTACCTCAAAGCTGCTTTGCCTCCTGGAGCTCTCTGGGATGTTCTGCAAGGAGGAGAAGCCATACTGCTTGGCCCTGCTGTGACCCCACTGGTGGTGAGCAGCAGCGTCTCTCTCGTTTATCTGTGCGTTGCCATTTTTGTCCTCCTGGGATTCAGCTGTCCAGTCCTCTTTGGGCTGGTAATGAGTTTTTCTCTCACTAGCATCCCTCAGATGGGGCTGCGGAGCTTGAAGACTGTGTTTGGAGGCCTGCGCAGTACCTGCAGTCTCTCTGTTGCTGTGTGCTACCTTGTAGAGAGGTAACAACTCCTCCTTTCTCGACGTGGTCAGGCAGACTTCTGGGCCTGCCGCGCTAGGAGGTTTCTGCTGGAGAAGTTTAGCTGCAGCATCGTGCTTTCTCTCAGCTGCTGGGGGCTGGTAGAAGATGGTTGATCTGTTTGTAGTGCTTTGGCTTCCATTCTCATCAAagcccagggtgctgctggctACGGCCTTGTCATAAGAGACTGGAAGAGGCGGTGAGTACCCGCTTTCTTTGGCCAGAGCTGGATAAAGCATCCCGTTATTGCTTGCAGAAGGCTGGGGCACCTGGGCATAGTGCGGCTCTGGGGAAGGTACTGGGTAGACACCAGTAggcagcaggggctgccccggctgggctggctgggaaTAGCTCTGCTTGGGCTTCATGGTGGGGCTGCTCTCTGGGCTCTTCTCCACCACAGTGTGCAGATGCCCTTCTCCGAAGGGGGTTTTCAGCAGCGGACCCTGGGACAGAGTGCTGACAAGCGGAGGCCAGGCCCCTTTCGCCTGGGTTCGACCAGGCTTGTTCAGATCAAGGCCAGTGCATGAGCTGGGCCTCTCGTGATGCCTAATGGCTGCGTAGCTGTCGCTGCGAGTGGGAGGCAAGGGAGGTCCCTTGGGGGGCTGGCTCTTGCTGTCCGAGGAGCCCTGGCCCGGCTGCGCCCAGGAGGGAGCTGCGTTGTGCCGGCTGAAGCCGTGGAGCCTGCTGTGGCCGCGACCATCCAGCGAAGCCCGGGCCTCACAACTTGGAAGCAAGGCAGAGGACTGCACCTCATACTCCTCAGAGATCCCTCGCTGGGCGTCGTAGACTGTCTTGACATACCTGATGTCAGCTTGCCTCATGCCCTCCTGCAGGCCGCCTCGGGACTGCATGCTGTCCGTAGCGCAGGAGTGCTCCTTGCTGAATGGAGGAGCGGGATACTCGGGGATGCTAGAGTTGGTGGAGAAGGAGCTGTAGGCAGAGTCTCTCTTGCTGTGGAAGTGGGAGAGCTGGTCGATGCTGTTGGTGGATTTGGCCGGGGACAGGTGACAAGGGTGATAGCCAGGGGAGGAGTGGTCCAAGCTCTCCATGCTGCCCCGGGAACTGTACTGATCAGGACTTCTCCTCAGATAGCCATGCTCATAGCCAGAGAGATCGCTGGTtgaggagctggggaagagcGAGAGAAGAGTAAAAACCCACTGTCAGCAGAGGAGAGGCACAACAACTTATAAGTGAGCTCAGAAGCAAGATGTTTAGTTTTGAGAAGTGCAGATGAAAACCCATATTTGGGCCTTACTCCATCCCCTCTGCAGTCATCCCAGTTCACAAAGAGGAACTGCTTGACATTGCAACACATGGCTCTTATTTACCACAGAAGGGTGGGAAGgaaacacagacagaaagacagTGCATCTCTGGAGCCAGGGAGGATCAACCCCACCCATCAAACCTATCCTAAGCACTTGGAAAGCTGAATGAGCGCCGACGCCaccgaggaggaggagaggagcacaAGAGGCGTTCTGGGGGGAAtctaatctctttctttttttcccatttcatttctttttatggaGATGAAGACTATGCCCTGGCAGGCTTCCTGGAAATTCAGCTGTCCTAAGGATAGTTTGTTTGCTGCGAGAAAACTCAACTgacaagacagagaaaagatgcATGTGTTTGTGCGTGGAGGCAAGCAGGGGTGCAACAATAGAAACAGTTTGAGAATGCCCCAGGAAGTCTTCACAGCCGCCTCCTCATGTAGCTCAGCAGGTGCAGGTACACCTTGGCACCTGCTCTGAGATACACATGTGTCAAAAGAGGACTTGTGGCCACCAGAGACGTGTTCAAAAGAAGGATATTCAAGATCTTTCTATCAGTGGGAACGGAGCTCCTTGTGCCGGCCACAGTTCTTTTCACATCTCACAAGGGGATATCACAAATTTAAGTGGAGTTTCCCCTGGCTAATCTCTCCTCCCAGATTCAAGCAAATACACTGAGGATTGGGGAGCGTAGCCTCAGGATTTcactcttcttccctctgttccCAGCTCCCCTCCATTAGACATCGCTTTTTCTAGTTCCCTGTGCAACTACATGCGCTGTCCTGGCACAGCCACAGGAAAGCaccaggaaaggaaaggctTCGGTCCCACGCAAAGGGTGGCAGGGCAAGGCTCAGAGCTGGAAGCAGGAACGGAGAGGAGCCTGGGTCTGCCAGGGCGCAAGCTGCAGCCTCAACTGGCACCGGGAAAAACAAGCTCCATTTCTGTGTGCTTTGCTCCACTGggataacaaaaccaaacctgctcCATGCAGCGGGGGAGCTGCGGatgcacagcagctctgggaaTCAAAAGGCAGCAGGTGTGTTCGGTAACCCCCTCCCTAAAAAGCATCTGCTGAAAAGCCTAAAGCTTGCTCCAGATCATGTCCCAGCCACAGTCCGTTCTACCCTGCTGGATTAACACTGACAAGCCCAAAGGACAGACAGCAGGGAGAGGGCTGCTAAGGACgaggaaaggcagaaggaagcCTGCTCGcgaggggaaaaagcagcagctctgcagagagatGCAGAGGAACACAGAGACAGGCAGAAAGAGATACGGCAAATCTCAGGATAAAGCTGGTTTACTCATTTAAATGCACCACGGTATTTTAGTTTCAAATAAATATCTCCCTGGCAATGCCCAGCGCACCCCTGGCCAGCTGGCCACTAGATGTTCCCCGTGCTCCTCTTCAAGCACCCAGGAGACAGAGCTTCGCTGCCAAAGGCTCTGCCAGGACCTGTGGCTGGGAAGCAAAGCCCCTTGGTGGGAAATGAATATGCTACAGCATGATCTGAGCTGAAGGCCAGAGATgaacatatattttttctgcaacCATCTCCTCACTTCTCTTAAtgctctctttccttttccctcccctctgccaaGGCTCCGTCTCACCTGTAGAAGAAATGATGTTTAAATTCCAGTGTCTATAAGCAGAGTTTCCTGGTCCTGAAACCCTTCTGCCTTTCCAGGGAAAATCCTCCAAGGGCAGACTTTAAACTTGCCCCCCTCAAAGCCTACCACCAAGTACCTTTTGGGGCTGCTCAAAGTAGCTGAGGGGTACGTCTGCCCTGGGCATGTCTCCTCTCTGTACTCACCACACTGTGTGGCCTCACAGAAACAGCCCCAGCTCGCTGGGATCTTATCACTGCTTCCAGTCTGCCTCAGCCATGGTCCATGGCCAAAACCAGAGGTGCCTCATACCACCTTCTTTTAAGAGCACTATGGTTACTAGTTTAGTCTTTTGGGGACTGATAAACCACTGCCCTAACTTCTTAGAGAAACAGCCATGCACATACAGTTATGATAAAGCTGACCCCTGCAGAAAGCGATTGCCAAAACCAAGAAATCCCTTGCTGAACTTCTCACCCTGGGAGTGTCGTCGGTGATGCACTACTTCTGGCTGCTCCTGAGAGCGGCTCAGTTATGCTGACAGGCACAGTTGCCCTGCTACCTAcacccttttcttcctttttttttaataggctaACTTTGACTTcggatttcttttccttggctgGGGAAACAACCATGCTGCGTTTCTACATGGGGGCAGTCTGCAGGATGCAGAGCAGGACTCCAGCTCCTGCATCCGGATCCACAGAAAGCTGCATTAACATCCTGACAGTGGGCTCCCATCTTGGCAGGAAGGGGGATTTCTAAAGCAATTCATTTCCTAGCTGTTAATCAACTCACAGAGCActtaaaggaggaaaacacgGCCACTTTATCTGGGTAACCAAACAGGAACTGAAGCCTTCCTAACTCTAATCCTGACCCTGGCTGTTTGTAAACCTGTCCAGCTGTATGGATGTGACTGGtaacatttttctgtcacaTCTTTTGTCCCCTTCCTCCACTCCAGTGCTCTACATTTAGGCCCTGATCTTGTACTCAGTATCATCAATACACATCCTTGGGCATGAGGCAGAGCCTCCCTGAAGCCAGCATGACACTGGAAACAAGGAAGGACATAGGACTGGGGGACTAGGTTAGAGGCATGCTAGCTTGGGAGCCTGACTTCTACAACCATGAGAGATATGAAAACAGGGCAAATGatactaaattaaaaatgcacacTGCTTTACATCTCTGCCTACGCAGCACAGGACCACAGCTGTGTAGCGCTTACCTGGAGTGGTAGGACTGGTGCCAGGGGGTGCCAAGCGTACCCTGAGATATTTGCATCATGCTGGGATCGGGTTGGTTCTCCGCAAGTTTGGTTGAATGCCAGGAGTGAGGTCGGCCTGGAGTTTCACTCCGCCTAGGTAAAAGCAGAAGGATTTTGCACATCAGCAAGAGGCCAGCTCTTCCAAGGAAGGTGAAAGTGAAGTAACACCAACAGCCACATTTAAAATTGCTCGTGCTCACTTCTCTTTCACTGCTATGTTCTTGTCTCTTCCAAGCGAACCAAGCAGTAGTCATGCACCGTTCCCGACAATCACACAACATGCTCCCCCTCATAGCTGCAAGGCAACAGGCATGGGCAGACAAGGGGGTTGTCACTGAATGCGGAGGGTCTTCCTCCGTACCTCCCAGCCAGAAGCCTTACCCCTTGGGAATGAGCCCGGGGGCCCATTCACAGGGATCGGTTTGCAGGCTGGGCTGCGTGTGGACTCCCACACGATGCACCAAGCAGGGTGGCTGCATGTGATTCTTACGGATGCTGAAGGAGCGTGTTTCTCAAAAGGTTCCCTTCGTTTTGAAGTGACGGCTGCCAAAGTCATCTAGAGAATCAAATACCATGAGGGGGTGGAAGCCTGCACAATGCTGTTTTGATCTCTCCTCAGCACTGGtaaaaatgcaggaagagaCGTGACAACCAAGTGCCAGCAGCGTGCGTCCTTCGCATCCCCCAGGGCCTTGCAGCCGGCcagctgtccccctgcagcatGTGAGCCTGGATACGTCCCCGGGCACGGCACGGTTGGCCTTCGGTTGCTTCAGTCACCAACGCTAAGGAAGGCCTCCATCAGctctcaggagaaaaaaaacaccgACAACCTTATTTAAAGCACATAATGGCGCAATGGAAAGTTAAACCAGGGGATTAGCGATCAAGTACCCTGAACATGCCACACAGACTCTCCTTCGTCCCAGCCTTTGGGCTTGTCCTTAATCCTCCCTCTGCTTTCCACGGGGGATCTCTCCCCCTGCTCTAGCACTCATCTCCGCGGTTTCTAACTCTTCCTGTGGGAACGAAGAGCAGCACTGGACCTGTGTACCACTGAAGTCCCAAATGTGACAGCCTGCAGGAAAACTTTGACTACCTATAAAGCATAAATGCAAGATATGATGCATCCTTGTCTCGCTGAAAATTTCACAGTACAGCATGTCCTGAATAAGTCAGTAAATAGATGAAAAATGCCCTCTGCAGATGTAAACCAGACACCAAAAAAGGACTCTCCTAGTACCGCCTAAGATAATGAAAAGAAACGAAACAGGAAAATggacaaagtaaaaaatgatTGTTAGGGTCAGATCCTTTACTAACACAGGTTAACATGGGCACTGGCTGATGTCCTACGACATGGAAAAGCATTGGCAGAAAGTGAGAGGTAGAACCATTTCACCAGTAGTTTTTCCATAGAGATTTCAGCAGCACACATCATTCTCTCATCATCAgctaaaagaagagagaaaaagggacatttttttccttttaacatttATTGTGACAGGATTGTCTTAAGGAAAGCTGAACTGGAGGTTTACAGAGAGCGAGCTGAACTGAGCACCATTTTACCATTACATGTGTAGGTGTGTTTAAAACAGAGCTCTTTTGTTAAGCTCCTTGCCCAGAGAAACAAGGAAGCTGAACGCTGCCGGATGGGAAGTTGACAAAAGTGGTCATTAAGAATAACCCACATTCTTGCCTTTTCCATTGCAGAGATTTAAAGACTCTCTTTGTATTTTCGAGTAGTACGAGCCCccagcattatttttttgcttgggAAAGCACACTGAATGATCACAAGCAAAGCACGTTACCCTTTGATTTGATCAGTAAAAAGCTGCAAGGGAGCTGTATAGCCAATCTTCTGAGCCACAGGTATTTTAAACCCCTTTGGTTGATATCCTTGTAATAATACAACACATGGACAGCGAAGCTGCGAATTTAAGCCAGAAGACATGCCGTACCAGCTCAGTGCGGGATAACCTTGCATTGTTTCCACACCTACCTGATCCTGGAAACATGGATTAAGGGTAACCGAATCTTAGCCGAGCTTAAGCCAGGAAAGGAAGCGCTGCAGTACACATGATCTCCAGCTCATGTTGCAGACTCACGCAGGTGATCTCCAAGAAGGCGGCAGAATGGAAGTATGGAGGGTCtctgcacacacatgtgcaccGAAAGGCAGAGAACAGGGGGCCTCATCCATTCGCTACTGAATCAACCGAAAGACTTTCCTTGAGACAGAGCTCTGAGGTTGTAAAAGAACGGCACAATCAATGCTGCCAGTGCCGGTGTGTGGGCGTTCAGGGAACACCAAAAAGTTACCAGCTTCAGCCTTCTGTAACACCTGAAAATAGCACCTTGCTTCAATCTACTTCCTTAAGCTTAGTTTATAATCATTATTGCCTTACTAGGGAAGAGGACCAGAAGTGGATTGCAATATGACAGTAAGCACCACAGTGTCTAAAGGAGAACAGCTATCTCCCATTACAGATGGAGCGGGTGCTGAACATGGTTCACCTGCCAATTTTGCGACAGCTTTTGGTTACGCTTGCTTTAATGCAGAGCACAACTTTCAGGAAGCAATAAAAACCAGTGCAAGATTAAACTCTTTTTGGCAAGTGGGGCAGAACTGTTTTTGTAAGGCCCACAACGTCAGATCCTGATTCATC from Aquila chrysaetos chrysaetos chromosome 1, bAquChr1.4, whole genome shotgun sequence harbors:
- the SHROOM3 gene encoding protein Shroom3 isoform X1; the protein is MLDNINTSISSSESSITHKGRYIYLEALLQGGAPWGFTLKGGLEHGEPLIISKIEEGGKADSLPSKLQAGDEVVNINEVELSSSRREAISLVKGSYKKLKLVVRRDTHAAKGCTDLSPSPLSLNCVATDFQPSKTTWSGGVKLRLKTRRSETPGRPHSWHSTKLAENQPDPSMMQISQGTLGTPWHQSYHSSSSTSDLSGYEHGYLRRSPDQYSSRGSMESLDHSSPGYHPCHLSPAKSTNSIDQLSHFHSKRDSAYSSFSTNSSIPEYPAPPFSKEHSCATDSMQSRGGLQEGMRQADIRYVKTVYDAQRGISEEYEVQSSALLPSCEARASLDGRGHSRLHGFSRHNAAPSWAQPGQGSSDSKSQPPKGPPLPPTRSDSYAAIRHHERPSSCTGLDLNKPGRTQAKGAWPPLVSTLSQGPLLKTPFGEGHLHTVVEKSPESSPTMKPKQSYSQPAQPGQPLLPTGVYPVPSPEPHYAQVPQPSASNNGMLYPALAKESGYSPPLPVSYDKAVASSTLGFDENGSQSTTNRSTIFYQPPAAERKHDAAAKLLQQKPPSAAGPEVCLTTSRKEELLPLYKVAHSNRETAGTAQASKHSLQAPQPHLRDASERKTHYQPKEDWTAESQEDKNGNAQINERDAAAHHQWGHSRAKQYGFSSLQNIPESSRRQSSFEVKEMQPGEGYSNIKLSFLNSSSKEEKDHRGQGHKQWSDVDPQAFARQEEEGTSVTPFHAAEPECEEPPSPQHPKTSDFGRNRLSSSSTQSFPYGKPDAGKPRCSVLEKVSKFEQREQSTHWPQSAGVPSFGQHYGPSRTSQASSTRCSLHSLEDMRSKLREPGQLPSEPGRVSSPSVRNGKLEEADWRPIELQMAASVKQARPTEYYSLCPENEVQIRAAQLPRSKSTFQLGGEPEKEILWKDNVQDAHGSQLDTPFNRAYRNSIKDAQSRVLRATSFRRISPPFGSAPKRTIQRPASAHVGMRSTAASPHTPKERHSITPTEGSLSALDYAKTQHISRIGGRKRLTAEQKKRSYSEPEKMNEVGISDGEPSPFSFQKKSIHFVFPENTVADRRKIFERDGKASSTASLSKPELKQLQQNALADYIERKTGRRPSSQDVGLLRERSHSSYLQAGGPDSQSLSSASSMNSLQDQNLYRRRESIERISRTGRICSTLPPGLMGCFDMSGDEKKTGHQDSLVTSRPKTERCRDYRAKTELTKGTQTDPLGMQGQPHYRKQEQVFVTPSTTRKSGKSVSVEDLLDRYDNQTVPVHVRSRSSPTADKKHQDLLRREGSEFGPMVRDPFYVVSAGTRSFSKKERSHSEKMAFTSYYPHPRHSSEVVTGSATLTENHKLSELSRPDSRTSAFVPSPTEARSHYPEQKQGFKPLFLNLTPSGSDQSSPNTPTQTPSDFQSAGDGQALRQHHAKRDAVPPEGNVSIQAQCLDGVQDRSPETPAEEMMWRRKGGLLHRSLPPKVLWAHSVKDNSYPRAMVSPPAAGPKLFQRWQSLPTQSSTSSDPETPPPQGTTHLRISESGLQLTPPPLLQDDEDDEVFVMPAQPGVIASPLSPPLPSRPLPELSSCTSANGTEEFPPPPPPVALEGNGAAGDKSTRLTEEAKVSSFKSFPKAPAEREITGLGTSIGENNWPLSPPASKRTSSPSAVDKQHPLPASTEGPRSADRQPITQPEGNHREPAVIAGEPENGSLDSGILSAAPPVKTKKKTPEDIKSEALAKEIVHKDKSLADILDPDSKMKTTMDLMEGLFPSGTSLLKESNMKRKMTQKKVSRTAVEDDTREEKEAPVTLVTCPAYYSVSAPKAELLNKIKDLPEEVGEEEELLDINEKKAELIGSLTHKLEILKEAKEGLLADIKMNNALGEEVELLISKLCKPNEFDKYKMFIGDLDKVVNLLLSLSGRLARVENVLSSLGENANSEERSSLNEKRKLLAGQHEDARELKENLDRRERVVLEILGNYLSEEQLQDYQHFVKMKSALLIEQRELDDKIKLGQEQLKCLMESLPTDFMPRDATAAAALAAALATSAGVGGKTPPAVSSSL
- the SHROOM3 gene encoding protein Shroom3 isoform X4, whose amino-acid sequence is MMQISQGTLGTPWHQSYHSSSSTSDLSGYEHGYLRRSPDQYSSRGSMESLDHSSPGYHPCHLSPAKSTNSIDQLSHFHSKRDSAYSSFSTNSSIPEYPAPPFSKEHSCATDSMQSRGGLQEGMRQADIRYVKTVYDAQRGISEEYEVQSSALLPSCEARASLDGRGHSRLHGFSRHNAAPSWAQPGQGSSDSKSQPPKGPPLPPTRSDSYAAIRHHERPSSCTGLDLNKPGRTQAKGAWPPLVSTLSQGPLLKTPFGEGHLHTVVEKSPESSPTMKPKQSYSQPAQPGQPLLPTGVYPVPSPEPHYAQVPQPSASNNGMLYPALAKESGYSPPLPVSYDKAVASSTLGFDENGSQSTTNRSTIFYQPPAAERKHDAAAKLLQQKPPSAAGPEVCLTTSRKEELLPLYKVAHSNRETAGTAQASKHSLQAPQPHLRDASERKTHYQPKEDWTAESQEDKNGNAQINERDAAAHHQWGHSRAKQYGFSSLQNIPESSRRQSSFEVKEMQPGEGYSNIKLSFLNSSSKEEKDHRGQGHKQWSDVDPQAFARQEEEGTSVTPFHAAEPECEEPPSPQHPKTSDFGRNRLSSSSTQSFPYGKPDAGKPRCSVLEKVSKFEQREQSTHWPQSAGVPSFGQHYGPSRTSQASSTRCSLHSLEDMRSKLREPGQLPSEPGRVSSPSVRNGKLEEADWRPIELQMAASVKQARPTEYYSLCPENEVQIRAAQLPRSKSTFQLGGEPEKEILWKDNVQDAHGSQLDTPFNRAYRNSIKDAQSRVLRATSFRRISPPFGSAPKRTIQRPASAHVGMRSTAASPHTPKERHSITPTEGSLSALDYAKTQHISRIGGRKRLTAEQKKRSYSEPEKMNEVGISDGEPSPFSFQKKSIHFVFPENTVADRRKIFERDGKASSTASLSKPELKQLQQNALADYIERKTGRRPSSQDVGLLRERSHSSYLQAGGPDSQSLSSASSMNSLQDQNLYRRRESIERISRTGRICSTLPPGLMGCFDMSGDEKKTGHQDSLVTSRPKTERCRDYRAKTELTKGTQTDPLGMQGQPHYRKQEQVFVTPSTTRKSGKSVSVEDLLDRYDNQTVPVHVRSRSSPTADKKHQDLLRREGSEFGPMVRDPFYVVSAGTRSFSKKERSHSEKMAFTSYYPHPRHSSEVVTGSATLTENHKLSELSRPDSRTSAFVPSPTEARSHYPEQKQGFKPLFLNLTPSGSDQSSPNTPTQTPSDFQSAGDGQALRQHHAKRDAVPPEGNVSIQAQCLDGVQDRSPETPAEEMMWRRKGGLLHRSLPPKVLWAHSVKDNSYPRAMVSPPAAGPKLFQRWQSLPTQSSTSSDPETPPPQGTTHLRISESGLQLTPPPLLQDDEDDEVFVMPAQPGVIASPLSPPLPSRPLPELSSCTSANGTEEFPPPPPPVALEGNGAAGDKSTRLTEEAKVSSFKSFPKAPAEREITGLGTSIGENNWPLSPPASKRTSSPSAVDKQHPLPASTEGPRSADRQPITQPEGNHREPAVIAGEPENGSLDSGILSAAPPVKTKKKTPEDIKSEALAKEIVHKDKSLADILDPDSKMKTTMDLMEGLFPSGTSLLKESNMKRKMTQKKVSRTAVEDDTREEKEAPVTLVTCPAYYSVSAPKAELLNKIKDLPEEVGEEEELLDINEKKAELIGSLTHKLEILKEAKEGLLADIKMNNALGEEVELLISKLCKPNEFDKYKMFIGDLDKVVNLLLSLSGRLARVENVLSSLGENANSEERSSLNEKRKLLAGQHEDARELKENLDRRERVVLEILGNYLSEEQLQDYQHFVKMKSALLIEQRELDDKIKLGQEQLKCLMESLPTDFMPRDATAAAALAAALATSAGVGGKTPPAVSSSL